In Macrobrachium rosenbergii isolate ZJJX-2024 chromosome 6, ASM4041242v1, whole genome shotgun sequence, a genomic segment contains:
- the LOC136839855 gene encoding transcription factor MafB-like, whose amino-acid sequence MTDDNGDEYNCDENDGYCFHYSVITTTIITTSSPSSPPSPSLSSALHHHRHHHHHHHSFTTITITAIAITNTIINLSPPSSPLPSSPPSPSSPPLLSTLRHHRYQYHHYHHHCHHHHHHHRHYHQPFATIVTTITPLLSPLNHHCHCHHHHYHHHPLNTTVVAINTNIITHPPPSSLPSLSATFHHHHCHYHHYQQPFTNITAITINAITITISNLSPPSLPSPPLSSPLRHRHQHTTTVIYHHYITITEATSSPLTFHHHCHHHSYHHGH is encoded by the exons aTGACTGATGACAATGGTGATGAGTACAATTGCGATGAGAATGACGGTTATTG CTTCCATTACTCCGTCATCACCACCACTATCATCACTACTTCATCACCATCGTCACCGCCATCTCCATCTCTATCATCAGCCCTTCACCACCAccgccatcaccaccaccatcatcactccttcaccaccatcaccatcaccgcCATTGCCATCACCAACACTATTATTAACCTTTCGCCACCATCGTCACCACTACCATCATCAccgccatcaccatcatcaccgcCACTATTATCAACCCTTCGCCACCATCGTTACCAATATCACCACTACCATCATCActgccatcaccatcatcaccatcaccgcCACTATCATCAACCTTTCGCCACCATCGTCACTACTATCACACCGTTATTATCACCCCTTAACCACCACTGTCATTGTCATcaccatcactatcatcatcacccCCTCAATACTACCGTAGTCGCTATCAACACCAATATCATCACCCATCCACCACCATCGTCATTACCATCACTATCAGCAACCTTTCACCACCATCACTGCCATTACCATCACTATCAGCAACCTTTCACCAACATCACCGCCATTACCATCAATGCCATTACCATCACTATCAGCAACCTTTCACCACCATCACTACCATCACCACCACTGTCATCACCCCTTCGCCACCGCCATCAACACACCACCACTGTCATCTACCACCATTACATCACCATCACCGAAGCTACATCATCACCCCTTACCTTTCACCATCACTGTCATCACCACTCCTACCATCACGGCCACTGA